The following nucleotide sequence is from Nitrosopumilus adriaticus.
TTATCTGCACATAAAATTTCTGAAGTTATTGAAGAAGAAATTCACAAAAATATTCCAGAAATAGAGCATGCTACAATTCATTTAGAACCTTTTGTTAAAATACCAGAAAATTTCAACTTGGAAGACAAAATTACTGAAAATCAAATTAAAAGAATATTAGAAAAATATTCAGAAATTAAAAAGATTGGAAGGATAGTATCTTTGAATTTTGAAAATATTCTAAAAATTGATATCGATTGTTCCTTTGACAAAGACTTGTCGATAGAAAAAGTTCATGATTTGATTTCAGAGATAGAGCATGAAATCAGGACTAAGATAAATGATTCAGTGATAACAATTCATCCAGAACCAGTCTAAACCAAAATACTGGTCAAATACATAATGACCATTCCAATTGCAAAACCAGAGGCAACTGCAGCACTTGAGAGATTTTTGTCACCTTGTTCCCTTATCCACTTTAAAATTGTGATAATTACTTGAAATATCGCACCAGCTCCAATTGACAAAAATACCACAGATGTAAATGGTGAATAAACAAAACCACCTATCCACGCACCAAAAATAGCCGGAGCTCCGGCAATTAATCCCATGGCAGCAAGTTTTCCAATCACTTTTTTTTCTCTAGACATTGGTGCAGCTATTGCAAGTCCTTCAGTTGTATTATGTAATGCAAATCCTATTATCAAAAATGTGCTAAACGCAATGGACCCAAGACCTACTGCAGCTCCAATTGCAAGTCCTTCACCAAAATTATGTAAACCAATGCCAATTGATATCATTAATGCAATTGCAACAGGCTTTGTAATCCTAGAGGATTTTGCTCTACTCACCAATTTTTCACCAGTATAATACAATCCAAGAAATGACAATATCAAAACAGTTGCAACAAGCAATACTCCATTAAAGCTTCCTGCAAGACTTTCATTTGAAACATCTAATGCCTCTTCAACAGAATCAATTGCTAAAAATAACAATAATCCAGCAGTTAATGCCAAAAAGAAATGATATTTTTGTTTGCTAATCCGTTTGATAAAGGGTAGCCAAAGCAAACCAATCATTACAGGGATTATTCCAACGTAGGTTCCAATGATTGCAAAAAATCCTAAAAGCTCAAAGCTTGGTTCTAATGCAGGAGCTGCTGCCTCAATCTCTTTTTCAAATCTAGTTCCATCTTCAATCGTAATTCCAACGATATAGGGTTCTGCATCATTCCATTCAAAAGGAATTCTAACGAGGGCTGTTTCATATCGTTCTAGATATCTGTCTGGTTCAACTGCTGCCGGTTGTATCCTATCATTGACATCAGCCATTGCAATCTCTACGGATATTGGACCAGTGTTTCTAACTGTCACTTGAATTTCAGAATCTAGGAAGTCAACTTTTTCCATAGTTATCTCAGGTAAGGGAATACCAAGATCCAATAATTCAGATCCAGGTCCAAAAATGTAAGCAATCAAGATGATTAAAAATGCAAATGGAATTACACCACTGGCAATTAATTTTCCTTTTGAAGACGTATTACTAACTTCCATATTTTACATCCTCCGTACCTTCTTTGTTTTCATTTACCATGAATATCCCAACCCATCCTTTTTCTGAGAACTCAACTTTGTGGGCATGGAACAGATATTTTCCAGGGTATTGATATTCAAATTCCATTATGCCCCTTTCTGTTTGAGATAGAGTAATCATATCAGTGTAAAACGATGGTACGATGTCAGTTCCAGTTGGATAATATTTATACAAATTTCCATGCAGATGGAAATTATTTATCGGATCAAATTCAACCATGTTGACAACATAAATTCGGATTAATTCATTTGTGTTAATTTGAATAGGGTGGTGCTGATAATAAAATGGAATTGTATTTGCAGCATAAAAATTATTTTCAGTATCAAAGTCAGTATCCAGTCCATTTAACACCATTACCATTTCATCTGCTGGTGGTCGTTCTTCTTTAGGATCAACAATAAACACACCATAAAGCCCATGCACAATGTGTTCTTCTAATGGCATTACGTGACAATGATATGGATGAACTCCTACAGGGCCAGCTTCAAATTCATAAACAAATTGTCCACCATTCCCACCTACTGGTTCAAATACACCATCCATTCCAGCAGGATGAATTCCGTGAAAATGAATGGTGTGCTCTTTTTCACCGTTGTTAATGAACTTGACTCGAACAATATCTCCCTCTGTTGCTCTGATTGTTGGACCAGGTACAGTGCCATTAAAAGTCCATACATTGTAAAATATACCAGGAGAGACTTCCATGATTTCATCATCATTTGCAATAATGGTGTACTCTCTTAGAACAGTACCATCTTCTAGTTGTGAAATTCTACCATAATTGAAATCACGTAAATATTCCATAGGATCAAATTCAACGGTTGCACTTGTGTATAGAGGATCTAATACTTCACCAGTGGTTTTAACCACTGCTCCACTATGAGTAACAAAAATGTTTTCCTCAGTTTGAGCTTGAGAACCAATTGGAAAAATCATAATTACTGAAATTCCAATCAAGATTGTGATTGCGAGGATCATTGATTGAGTACGGTTTATCAACAAAACAATTAATTAAATTCTTTATTTAAATTTAACCTAAGCTAACTTTTTTAGCCTAGTCTAACTTTTTATGCTCAATTTTTCGAGATTTGTAGAAAAATTAGGTTTAAACTAAAGAAAATCAAATAAGTTTTGTGCAGAAATCTGGAATGATAATAATTGGGTCCGGAGTTCTAATTATCATAGGGTTATTTCTACTAGTATTAGGAAATCAAGCTATTCTTGAAGGAATTGTTCAAGAAAATGGTAAAGTGAGTTCCGAGCAAGTACTTTCAATTGACAACAATTTTGATCCACAGACAACTCCCATCGGAGTTTTTGCTGTTCAGATAGGAGATTTCCAAGAAAATACATTTTCTGCAAAAATAGTGGATCCATTGGGTATTGAAATAACTTCACAGCAAATTAATGATGAAACTATTGAAGAAGAATTTGAAGTTTTAGAGACGGGAATTTACAAATTGATCATTCAAAGTAATAGTAATGAAGAATCTCAAGTTTTTGGAGCAATTGGATCGTTACCGGATTCAGGAAAGAAAGTTCTTGGTTTTATTCCAGTATACGTCATTGTTGCTGGAATGATTGGCTTAGTTGTAGTTGGAATTCTAGGTATTAGAAATAGAAAGAGATCAGTTTAGATAACTATCCATTTTTTCAAGACCGCTAATTGTAGCATCAAAATTATCACCATTTTCAATTATGCCATTGAGTTTCTCAGAATTAGCTGAAAGAAAATACTTTCCATCATTTAGATTTTTGAAAATAAATTCATGCTCAATTAAATATGAAAGCCTATCAAGGACGTCATTTTCAGAAATAGAAGATTTTTGTGCCAAAAATGAACATTCTTTGGGACCATCTTCAAGATCTGCCAATATTGAAGAAGTGACAGGATCAAACATACAATCCACAACTTTTTCTTTATCAAAAGAATTACTCATTTACATAAATATAGAAATTAGAAATTATTAACTTTTGGAATATCTATTCCAATAAGATAATTAAGAAAAAGGGGTTTTTACAATATTATGCAGAGGCTATGTAGTCAAGATCCATCAGGCAAAGGTGAACATTGTTTTTGCATAGATATTGACGCTCAACGCGGAATCAAAAAATGCTGTAAATGTAATTTATGGAATGTCCAGGGTAATGATTGGACAGAGGATGAAGACTTCAGATAATTTGTGTCAAAAATTTACCAAAAAAGGCATTGAGATTTAGACACGTCTGAAAATATTCAAAAATCATTCAATTTGGTGCCTAGCATGGTTTTTATCGGGGTTTCTTTGAATTTTTGAATACTTGAGTACTCAAGAATATAGACACATTGTAAGGATTGTGGGTAATGATATCCCAGGAGAGCGAAAAATGCTTGTAGGGTTAACCCAGATTAAAGGAATTGGGTATAATTTTGCCACAGCAATTCTAGACACATTAAAGATTGATACAAATTCCAACATCGGAAATCTCACTGAAGAGAATGTTCAAGCAATTGAAAAATTGATCACAGATCCTATTGGAGGAAATTTCCCAACATGGTTCCTCAATAGAAGAAAAGACATTGAGACAGGAGCTGATTTGCATTTACTTACATCAGATATTCCATTTACATTAAGAAACGATATTGAAAGAGAAAGAATAACTGCAAGTTGGAGAGGTTATCGTCACCTTAGTGGCCTAAAAGTAAGAGGTCAAAGAACTAGAACATCAGGTAGAAAAGGTGGAGCTGTAGGAGTTGCAAAAGGAGGAATGGCAGCACCAGTAAAGAAGGGAAGTGCAGGAGCTCCGGCAGCAGAAGCAGCAGCTCCGGCAGCAGAAGCAGCAGCTCCGGCAGCAGAAGCAGCAGCTCCGGCGGAGAAAAAAGAATAGGTGTTTTGAATGGGAGATCCAAAATATCCACGTAGAGTTTGGAGAAAACCAAAAAGACCACTTAATTATGAATTAAAAATGGAAGAGCTCAAAACTCTTGGTACATTTGGGTTAAGAACAAAAAGAGAATTATGGAAAGCACATACAGAGTTATCCCGTGTAAGACATCAAGCAAGATCATTGCTTGCATTAAGACAAGAAATTAGAGAAGAAAAAGAACCAATTTTAATGCAATCCCTTGCAAGGATTGGATTAGTTAGCAGCGGTGCAACACTAGACGATGTGCTTAATCTGAACGCTAATGATTTACTTTCACGCAGATTGCAAACTATTGTAACAAAGAAATTTGGATTTAAAACACCATATCAAGCAAGACAAGCAGTTATTCATGGCCATATTATGATTGGAGATAGAAAGGTGGACATCCCATCATACACAGTAACAGTTGCAGAGGAAGACAGCATTCATTTTACACCAGAATCAAAAATTCCAGAAATGTTAGAGAATACAAAATCTAAAGAGGCTGCTCCTGAAGAAACCAAAGAGGCTGCTCCTGAAGAAACACCAAAAGATGAAAGTTCTTCAACAGAGTAATCAAAAAAATAGGCTTATCAGTAAATAACCCCAATTATCAGAGAGAATGATATGTGTTCAATTATAGGATATTACGGAAAGATTAGTGCTGCTCCCATTCTTGTAAAGGGGTTAAAAAGAATGGAATATCGTGGATACGATAGTGTTGGGGTTGCAACAGAATCAGAGAATAAAATAGAACTAAAAAAAGGAATAGGGAAAGTTGATGAAGTAAATTCGAAAATTCAATTAGATATTATGCCAGGAAAAATTGGCATTGGCCATACCAGATGGGCTACACATGGAAAAGTGACAGATACAAACGCACATCCTCATTCAAGTAACTCTGGAAAAATAGCAATAGTTCATAATGGAATTATTGAAAATTTTGAGGAATTAAAGCAACAATTAGAAAATGATGGATATAGTTTCAAAAGTGAAACAGATAGTGAGATAATTGCCAATTTACTTCAAAAAAATTATGAATTAACAAAAAATGTCAAAGAAACAATTATCAAAACAGTTTCAGAAATAAAAGGACATTACGCTTTTGTTGCAATGTTTGAAAATGGTCAGCTAGCCGCAGCAAGATATCATGAACCACTAATAATAGGAGTTGGAAAAGATGATTTCTTTTTATCAAGTGATGTTCTAGGATTCATTGAGTATACAGACGATGCAATTTACTTGGAAAACGGGAATTTTGTAATTTTAGACAAAGATAAATTTCAAATTTTAGATTTTGATGGAAATCATGCAAAATATGGCATTACCAAAGTATCAAAAGAATTTGGAGATGCTTACAAAGGCGATTATGCACATTTTACTTTAAAAGAAATTTATGAACAACCTGAAACAATTTTGAAGGCAGGCGAGAAAACAACAGAAGCAATTGAAAAAACTGCTGATTACCTAAAACATTCAAAAAATATCTACATTACAGGTAGTGGTACAAGTTACAACTCAGCATTAATTGCAAAACAAATGTTATCAAAATATGCTAAAATCAAAGTAGAGCCAATCATGTCAAGTGAACTTCAGTTTTCACCAGATAGTATTGAGGAGAATTCAATCCTAATTGCAATTTCTCAAAGTGGTGAAAGTGCAGATGTGTTAGAGGCAGTAAAAATTGCTAAAAAAGCGAATTGTAAAATCATATCTATTGTAAATCTGCTTACATCATCACTTGCTCGAGAAGCAGATGTAGTTATTGGAATGAATTGTGGGCCAGAAATAGGAGTTGCGGCAACAAAAAGCTTCACAGCACAACTTGTAATAATTTACAAAATAGTAGAGAAACTAAATAACAGTGAGATTAAGATAAATTTTGATAAGATTTCAGAATCGGTTTCAAAAACTTTGGACAAACCCATTAGAATTCAGATAGTGGCACAAAAATTAAAAAATATTTCAGACATCTATGTTCTTGGTAGAGGAGTTCATTATCCAATTGCCATAGAAGCTGCCTTGAAATTAAAAGAGCTCACATATATTCATGCAGAAGGAATTCCGGGGGGAGAACTAAAACATGGACCACTTGCATTAATGGATGAAAGCGTGTTTGTCTTAATCATCAATCCCAATGATTCAACATATTCAGATACTCTAACTAGTGCAAGAGAAATTAAAGCTAGAGGAGCAAAAATAATTGGAATTTCAGATGTGGAAAGTGATGTGTATGATTATTGGATAGAGATTTCCAAAGTTGAAGAATCAATGTATCCAATTTCAGAAATAATTCCAATTCAGTTGCTATCTTATTATGCAGCACTTGAAAAAGACACAGACCCAGATTATCCTAGAAATTTGGCAAAATCAGTTACAGTGAAGTAAATAATCGATGATACTCTTTTTCTGCCAAATCCAGATACGTTGAAGAATCATTTCCAGTTTTAATCATTGAGGAGATAATACTTCCACCAGCACCAACTCCTTCTTTTGCAAATCCTTCTGAAAATGCCTTTAGACCAGAATATCTAGAATTTTCTAAACCGGGATTAACAGAAATTGCGGGAATGTTGGCAATTTTTTCAACTAGACTAACAAAATTTGCATTTTCATCGTTTGTAATGTATGAGGTGGTTCCAATAACAGCATTTTCTTCATTGAATCCAATTTTAGATGCAAATGCCAATACTGCCAACATTTGAGTTCCTCCTGCAAGCATAACCTTTGAAACATCAGATGCAGAGCTTAGCATTCCAGCTACAAATGGAATCATTGGATCACCTACTTTTGCCACAATACTATATGGATGATCAGAATCAATTCTTTCAAGTGCAGAATCAACAATTTGATTTTTCAACTCTACAGGATTATTCGGGATGCTAGAGCTGACTTTAGCATCAAAACCTAATCCTCTCAATACTGCCAATGCAGTTGTTGTTCCACCTGGTATACTCTCACCAATCACAAGACAATCTGAAAGCGATGCTAAACTTCTGCCAACTATTCGCCCATAATCCACGGCATGAGTTACTTCTGAATCAGTCATTGCATCATTCATGGAGATATTTTTTCCAAAGGATAAGCCTGATTCAATAAAAGGTAATTTAGGCAAAACCTTACTTCCAGCATTAATCGTCAAATGTGGAATACTAGAGGATTCTAATGCAGTTTTGGTAAGTAAGCCAGGAGTAGGTTTTCCATCTGGAGTCATCGGGATTTTATCTATAGTTTTACAATATCCATAATGTAGATATTCTGCATCAGCAGGAGGAGTAAATTGAATAGAGTTCATGTCTGCACCAGCAAAAGTAATTCCGGGAATTTCACAAGTTTCAGTATAGGATATTACAAATGAAAAAAGAAATCTGCCGGATTTCATAGTTTCGATGAAATTATTGGCTTGATCTATATTCCCATGCAGTTCAAATTTTTCCAAGAAATCACTATCCCATCATTTCGACAAATTGTTGCTCTGTTCGTTTTTGCATTACATGATTTGTGATCTTTTCTTGTCCAAGAGTAGATACTTCAGAAGGACCATAATTGTGACCCGAATACATAACCAAATTATCATCTAATGAATACAAAACATCAAACAGACTGTGATATAGCTCCTTTGCACTACCCCCAGGCAAATCAATTCTTCCACAATTTCCAACAAATAATGTGTCACCTGAAAAAATTTTTCCATCACCGACAAGACATATACTATCTTTAGAATGGCCGGGTGTGTGAAGTACTTTTAATTTTGAATTTCCAAATTCAATAAAATCACCATCTTTTACTGTAATGTCATGCTTTAATTCTGAATACTCATGTTGAATTATTGGAGCTTTAGTAGATTCAGAGATTGCTTCATTTCCCAAAGTATGATCAAAATGATGATGAGTGTTTACAATGTATTTTATCTTTAGATTATTTTTTTTTATGATCATTTCTAATTCCATTAATTCCCAAGATGGATCAATTATTATTGCCTCACTTGTATCTTCATCTTCAACAATGTAAGTGAAATTTTGCATGTTTCCTACTTGGATTTGATGAACTTTCATAAGATTCCCTCTTCAGCTTCTGGCGGAATTCCAATTTTTTCTGCATACAATTCACCAGTCAAGTCTTTTCTCTTTGGAATCCCTTGTTTCATTTTATGAAAGGTAACTGTCATGTTGCATTTTGTGCAAATGTTTGCAGTCTCACCTGTTTGTGGATCTAATCCAGATGGGACATCAACTGCGAATTTGTAACAGTCTGTTTTATTGATATAATTTATTGCAGATGCATACGGTTCTCTAATTTCTCCTGAAATACCAGTTCCTAAAATTCCATCTACTATTATATCGGGTTTGAAATCAAAACTCAAAGAATCACCAATCATTAATTTCACAGATGGCATTTTCTTTAATATTGACCAATTCCAGTTGCTCTCTTCGGTTTTAATTTTTTCAGGAGTACCAAGAAGCATCACTGTAACTTTAGCACCATAACCTGCCAAGTGTCTTGCCATCACCAAGCCATCCCCGCCATTATTTCCTAGTCCTACAAAAATCAAGATATTTTTAGATTCTATATTTTCAATCTTCTCAACTAATCTTCTAACTGATGCAGCACCAGCATTTTCCATCATGAATTTTTTTAAAAAGCCCATATCATGACCTTTATTTTCAATTTGATACATTTGATCTACAGTAATTTCCATACAATAAATGAAAATTATATCCAAAATAAGAGCTTTGAAAATAGGAATTCTGGCTAAAATAGGCATAAAATTTTAGAATTTAAGATAATGTTTCTCAAACAAAATTGGAGAGATAATAGATATTCATTGTAAATGTTCTAAATTCTAATTTTAACCAATTAGTCGATCTAGAATCTTTTTTGTTTGTTTTAAAATAACAAACACGATGCTAAGTATTAATTTATGAATCTAACAGTAATGAGAACATTAAGAACTCAATTATCCGTATTAACAGTTATTCTTTTTACATTAGGATTTGCCCCATATCTTACATCTGATGCTTTTGCAGCATCTGGAATTTCATCTGCAATAGCAGACGATCCAAATGATGCAGATGCAGTATATTCTGTTGACGATACCATAGTCATCACATTTCCAGCTCAAGTAAATAGCACATTTGCATCAGGAACAATGACTAATGCAGAATTCCGTGCAAACTTTACAGTAGCTAATTCAGATATAGATACTGCTGATACTATCAGTGGTATTTGGAATGCAGGGGCTACTGCATTAACATTAACAATTGATACAATTGCAGGTTCTACTCCTCCAGTGATAAATACTGACACAGTACTTTATGATCCAACTGCAGGAAATATTCACTATCAAGGAAATGGAACTGAATTTACAAACACAGCAGTTACTCTAACAGGTGACTTTGGTTTGTTTGTTTCAGTTTCTGCAAGTAATGG
It contains:
- a CDS encoding ZIP family metal transporter; translation: MEVSNTSSKGKLIASGVIPFAFLIILIAYIFGPGSELLDLGIPLPEITMEKVDFLDSEIQVTVRNTGPISVEIAMADVNDRIQPAAVEPDRYLERYETALVRIPFEWNDAEPYIVGITIEDGTRFEKEIEAAAPALEPSFELLGFFAIIGTYVGIIPVMIGLLWLPFIKRISKQKYHFFLALTAGLLLFLAIDSVEEALDVSNESLAGSFNGVLLVATVLILSFLGLYYTGEKLVSRAKSSRITKPVAIALMISIGIGLHNFGEGLAIGAAVGLGSIAFSTFLIIGFALHNTTEGLAIAAPMSREKKVIGKLAAMGLIAGAPAIFGAWIGGFVYSPFTSVVFLSIGAGAIFQVIITILKWIREQGDKNLSSAAVASGFAIGMVIMYLTSILV
- a CDS encoding hydroxyacylglutathione hydrolase family protein; its protein translation is MKVHQIQVGNMQNFTYIVEDEDTSEAIIIDPSWELMELEMIIKKNNLKIKYIVNTHHHFDHTLGNEAISESTKAPIIQHEYSELKHDITVKDGDFIEFGNSKLKVLHTPGHSKDSICLVGDGKIFSGDTLFVGNCGRIDLPGGSAKELYHSLFDVLYSLDDNLVMYSGHNYGPSEVSTLGQEKITNHVMQKRTEQQFVEMMG
- a CDS encoding multicopper oxidase domain-containing protein yields the protein MILAITILIGISVIMIFPIGSQAQTEENIFVTHSGAVVKTTGEVLDPLYTSATVEFDPMEYLRDFNYGRISQLEDGTVLREYTIIANDDEIMEVSPGIFYNVWTFNGTVPGPTIRATEGDIVRVKFINNGEKEHTIHFHGIHPAGMDGVFEPVGGNGGQFVYEFEAGPVGVHPYHCHVMPLEEHIVHGLYGVFIVDPKEERPPADEMVMVLNGLDTDFDTENNFYAANTIPFYYQHHPIQINTNELIRIYVVNMVEFDPINNFHLHGNLYKYYPTGTDIVPSFYTDMITLSQTERGIMEFEYQYPGKYLFHAHKVEFSEKGWVGIFMVNENKEGTEDVKYGS
- the cobT gene encoding nicotinate mononucleotide-dependent phosphoribosyltransferase CobT, producing MEKFELHGNIDQANNFIETMKSGRFLFSFVISYTETCEIPGITFAGADMNSIQFTPPADAEYLHYGYCKTIDKIPMTPDGKPTPGLLTKTALESSSIPHLTINAGSKVLPKLPFIESGLSFGKNISMNDAMTDSEVTHAVDYGRIVGRSLASLSDCLVIGESIPGGTTTALAVLRGLGFDAKVSSSIPNNPVELKNQIVDSALERIDSDHPYSIVAKVGDPMIPFVAGMLSSASDVSKVMLAGGTQMLAVLAFASKIGFNEENAVIGTTSYITNDENANFVSLVEKIANIPAISVNPGLENSRYSGLKAFSEGFAKEGVGAGGSIISSMIKTGNDSSTYLDLAEKEYHRLFTSL
- a CDS encoding 30S ribosomal protein S13, translating into MSTQEYRHIVRIVGNDIPGERKMLVGLTQIKGIGYNFATAILDTLKIDTNSNIGNLTEENVQAIEKLITDPIGGNFPTWFLNRRKDIETGADLHLLTSDIPFTLRNDIERERITASWRGYRHLSGLKVRGQRTRTSGRKGGAVGVAKGGMAAPVKKGSAGAPAAEAAAPAAEAAAPAAEAAAPAEKKE
- the glmS gene encoding glutamine--fructose-6-phosphate transaminase (isomerizing), giving the protein MCSIIGYYGKISAAPILVKGLKRMEYRGYDSVGVATESENKIELKKGIGKVDEVNSKIQLDIMPGKIGIGHTRWATHGKVTDTNAHPHSSNSGKIAIVHNGIIENFEELKQQLENDGYSFKSETDSEIIANLLQKNYELTKNVKETIIKTVSEIKGHYAFVAMFENGQLAAARYHEPLIIGVGKDDFFLSSDVLGFIEYTDDAIYLENGNFVILDKDKFQILDFDGNHAKYGITKVSKEFGDAYKGDYAHFTLKEIYEQPETILKAGEKTTEAIEKTADYLKHSKNIYITGSGTSYNSALIAKQMLSKYAKIKVEPIMSSELQFSPDSIEENSILIAISQSGESADVLEAVKIAKKANCKIISIVNLLTSSLAREADVVIGMNCGPEIGVAATKSFTAQLVIIYKIVEKLNNSEIKINFDKISESVSKTLDKPIRIQIVAQKLKNISDIYVLGRGVHYPIAIEAALKLKELTYIHAEGIPGGELKHGPLALMDESVFVLIINPNDSTYSDTLTSAREIKARGAKIIGISDVESDVYDYWIEISKVEESMYPISEIIPIQLLSYYAALEKDTDPDYPRNLAKSVTVK
- a CDS encoding 30S ribosomal protein S4 yields the protein MGDPKYPRRVWRKPKRPLNYELKMEELKTLGTFGLRTKRELWKAHTELSRVRHQARSLLALRQEIREEKEPILMQSLARIGLVSSGATLDDVLNLNANDLLSRRLQTIVTKKFGFKTPYQARQAVIHGHIMIGDRKVDIPSYTVTVAEEDSIHFTPESKIPEMLENTKSKEAAPEETKEAAPEETPKDESSSTE
- a CDS encoding NAD(P)H-hydrate epimerase; the protein is MEITVDQMYQIENKGHDMGFLKKFMMENAGAASVRRLVEKIENIESKNILIFVGLGNNGGDGLVMARHLAGYGAKVTVMLLGTPEKIKTEESNWNWSILKKMPSVKLMIGDSLSFDFKPDIIVDGILGTGISGEIREPYASAINYINKTDCYKFAVDVPSGLDPQTGETANICTKCNMTVTFHKMKQGIPKRKDLTGELYAEKIGIPPEAEEGIL